From the genome of Patescibacteria group bacterium:
CGTCGTCGCTTTATGTAAAAAATAAATATTTACCCCGTTAGAAGTACCAATTTTAGCGGGCAAAAACAAATTGTCTTTAATCATTAATTAATATGAAAACTTCTAACGGGGTGGAAACAATAATCAGGCCGAAAAAAACTTTTTCTTTAAATGACATAAAAGAAATCTGGCAATACCGCGAGTTGCTCTATTTTTTTACTTGGCGCGATTTAAAAGTCAGATATAAGCAAACCGCCATCGGCGTGGCTTGGGCTATTTTCCAGCCGTTTACCACCATGATTGTTTTTAGCATCTTTTTCGGCGGCTTGGCCAAAATGCCTTCCGACGGCATCCCTTATCCGATCTTCGTTTATGTCGGCCTGTTACTCTGGCAATTTTTTTCTTCGGCTTTAAGCGAAACGTCAAGCTGTTTGATTTCCAACCAATCAATCATTACTAAAGTTTATTTTCCGCGCCTGATCCTGCCGCTAGCCTCTACTCTAACTAAATTAGTTGACTTCGCGGTCGCTTCAATTATTTTAGTCGGTCTGATGGCCTATTACCATTACACACCGAATTTAGCCGGCCTATTAATTCTGCCTCTGCTTTTACTTATAAGTTTCATGGCCGCGGTAAGCATCGGCTTATTTTTAGCTTCAATCAACGTTAAGTACCGCGACGTGCGCTATGCTCTGCCGTTTTTTATCCAGATTATGTTATTTTTAACGCCGGTAATTTACCCGCCTTCAATTGCAGGAAAATATTCCTGGATTTTAGCCATTAACCCCATGACCGGAGTAATTAAAGCCGCGCGTTCGGCGCTACTCGGCGGCGCGCCGATTAACTGGGAACTCTTAGGCATCTCCGGTATTACCTGCTTTATTTTACTGATTTTCGGCGTAATTTACTTTAAAAAAACCGAAAGATATTTCGCGGACATCATTTAAATATGAATTCAATGATTGAGGTAAAAAATTTAGGAAAAAAATATAATAT
Proteins encoded in this window:
- a CDS encoding ABC transporter permease; the encoded protein is MKTSNGVETIIRPKKTFSLNDIKEIWQYRELLYFFTWRDLKVRYKQTAIGVAWAIFQPFTTMIVFSIFFGGLAKMPSDGIPYPIFVYVGLLLWQFFSSALSETSSCLISNQSIITKVYFPRLILPLASTLTKLVDFAVASIILVGLMAYYHYTPNLAGLLILPLLLLISFMAAVSIGLFLASINVKYRDVRYALPFFIQIMLFLTPVIYPPSIAGKYSWILAINPMTGVIKAARSALLGGAPINWELLGISGITCFILLIFGVIYFKKTERYFADII